A DNA window from Microcystis aeruginosa NIES-843 contains the following coding sequences:
- a CDS encoding YtxH domain-containing protein, which produces MADNNNGNGGLFVVGVLVGSAIGAVAGLLVAPRSGKETRRILQKSARALPELAEDLTTTMQLQADRLSESARRNWDDTLMRLKEAVTAGIEASQSLATDNPSPDSQESPQGDNQHSNHY; this is translated from the coding sequence ATGGCAGATAACAATAACGGTAACGGTGGCTTATTCGTCGTCGGGGTTTTAGTGGGCAGTGCGATCGGGGCAGTGGCGGGTTTATTAGTAGCGCCCAGATCTGGAAAAGAAACCCGTCGAATTCTGCAAAAATCCGCGCGGGCTTTGCCTGAATTAGCCGAAGATCTGACCACGACGATGCAATTGCAGGCCGATCGCCTATCGGAATCAGCCAGGCGTAATTGGGATGATACTTTAATGAGATTAAAAGAGGCGGTGACAGCCGGAATCGAAGCTAGTCAAAGTCTAGCCACGGACAATCCCTCCCCTGACTCGCAAGAATCCCCCCAGGGCGATAATCAACACTCGAATCACTACTAA
- a CDS encoding amino acid ABC transporter permease translates to MGLWLRKNLFNTWYNVILTLAGLFLSLWGGLSFLDWAINQAKWAVVTENIGLFVVGRYPEQSIWRIWLILTILAALSLFSWQLNRGRFPNCPAFLQRWWGLLWLLTLPLIAWLLLGGLFLKAIPLDDLSGLILTLLVAIASMILSFPLGVLLALGRQSELPAIRWLSIGYIELLRGLPLLGILFMAQVMLPLILPAGTRPERVIRAIAGFTLFAAAYLAENVRGGLQAIPKGQIEAAKALGLKPIFVLLLIVLPQALKAVIPAIVGQFISLFKDTSLLAIVGLVDLLGMAGSVLANPKFIGDYPEVYLFLAFIYWIFCYSMSLASRRLEQR, encoded by the coding sequence ATGGGACTCTGGTTAAGAAAAAATCTCTTTAACACTTGGTACAACGTCATCTTAACCCTTGCGGGTCTATTTCTCAGCCTCTGGGGTGGTTTAAGTTTTCTCGATTGGGCGATAAATCAGGCAAAATGGGCTGTAGTGACGGAAAATATCGGTTTATTTGTGGTCGGTCGTTATCCAGAACAGTCAATATGGAGAATTTGGCTGATTTTAACGATACTTGCGGCTTTATCACTGTTTTCTTGGCAATTAAACCGGGGTCGCTTCCCCAATTGCCCCGCTTTTCTCCAACGCTGGTGGGGATTGCTCTGGTTATTGACTTTACCTTTAATCGCTTGGTTGCTATTGGGGGGATTATTTTTAAAGGCAATTCCCCTCGATGATCTCAGTGGTTTAATCTTAACTTTATTAGTAGCGATCGCCAGTATGATTTTATCTTTCCCCTTGGGGGTATTATTAGCCCTGGGGAGACAGAGTGAATTACCGGCAATTCGTTGGCTATCTATTGGTTATATCGAATTATTGCGCGGTTTACCTTTGTTGGGAATTTTATTCATGGCTCAGGTGATGTTACCTTTAATTTTACCCGCCGGGACCAGACCGGAACGGGTAATCAGAGCGATCGCCGGATTTACCCTTTTTGCAGCAGCCTATCTGGCCGAAAATGTCCGCGGTGGTTTACAAGCGATTCCCAAAGGTCAAATTGAAGCGGCCAAAGCTTTGGGTTTAAAACCGATTTTCGTTTTATTATTGATCGTTCTACCCCAAGCTTTAAAAGCGGTCATTCCTGCTATTGTTGGTCAATTTATCAGTTTATTTAAGGATACTTCCCTACTGGCGATCGTGGGACTGGTGGACCTCTTGGGTATGGCAGGATCGGTTTTGGCTAATCCGAAATTTATCGGCGATTATCCAGAAGTTTATCTATTTTTGGCGTTTATTTACTGGATTTTCTGTTATTCTATGTCCCTAGCCAGTCGTAGGTTAGAACAGCGTTGA
- a CDS encoding single-stranded DNA-binding protein, protein MNSCILMAKIVRRPELRYTQDNQTPYAQMLVEFSANRAEATPTNLRAVAWGNLASEVAQNYNEGDQVILEGRLSMQTIDRPEGFKEKRAELVISHLYHLDGSVSSGEMAAPTPEKVVPINTHKSNKTPVEKPVAPVSTGDFEYDASYELSNPSAWQPSDTPVEENLDDIPF, encoded by the coding sequence ATGAACAGTTGCATTTTAATGGCTAAAATTGTCCGTCGTCCCGAATTACGTTATACCCAAGATAATCAAACTCCCTACGCTCAAATGTTAGTCGAGTTTTCTGCCAATCGTGCCGAGGCAACCCCGACTAATTTAAGGGCCGTAGCTTGGGGAAATTTGGCCTCAGAAGTCGCTCAGAACTATAATGAAGGCGATCAAGTAATTTTGGAAGGTCGTCTCTCGATGCAGACGATCGATCGTCCCGAAGGTTTTAAGGAAAAACGGGCCGAATTAGTCATTAGTCATCTCTATCATCTTGACGGCAGCGTGAGTAGCGGTGAAATGGCAGCCCCGACTCCAGAAAAAGTCGTGCCAATCAATACCCACAAATCGAATAAAACCCCGGTGGAAAAACCCGTCGCACCTGTCTCCACCGGGGATTTTGAATATGACGCATCCTATGAACTTTCTAATCCTTCCGCTTGGCAACCTAGCGACACACCAGTGGAGGAAAATTTAGACGATATTCCTTTCTAA
- a CDS encoding PEP-CTERM sorting domain-containing protein (PEP-CTERM proteins occur, often in large numbers, in the proteomes of bacteria that also encode an exosortase, a predicted intramembrane cysteine proteinase. The presence of a PEP-CTERM domain at a protein's C-terminus predicts cleavage within the sorting domain, followed by covalent anchoring to some some component of the (usually Gram-negative) cell surface. Many PEP-CTERM proteins exhibit an unusual sequence composition that includes large numbers of potential glycosylation sites. Expression of one such protein has been shown restore the ability of a bacterium to form floc, a type of biofilm.) — MSSNVNVLKKVSLAAVGMIAIDLTGATHAFAVSIGFEGLPDGTVVTNQFSDVVFSANAGFVNKVTTQPGIGFGDNFICTAPTAGGINCTQETILTFSSGVNNLSFYQVGDNASGVVALVDVFQNGLFSVTVNILGFNDSSVPNLVDLTGFSNVSSIRIYNITDPAGLGWDNFQFDVATKPVSTPEPTSTISLLALGTLGAASTLKRKLKPSQSTEKETTKVS; from the coding sequence ATGAGTTCAAATGTAAATGTACTGAAGAAGGTCTCATTGGCAGCCGTTGGAATGATCGCAATTGATTTAACAGGAGCAACTCATGCGTTCGCCGTGTCAATAGGCTTCGAGGGGTTGCCCGACGGAACCGTCGTAACGAATCAATTCTCTGACGTAGTATTCTCCGCGAATGCGGGGTTCGTAAACAAAGTAACCACTCAGCCTGGCATCGGTTTCGGAGATAACTTCATTTGTACTGCACCTACGGCAGGGGGAATCAACTGTACTCAAGAGACGATCCTTACCTTTAGCAGCGGAGTTAATAATCTATCTTTCTACCAGGTAGGAGACAATGCTAGTGGTGTAGTCGCCTTGGTTGATGTGTTTCAAAACGGCTTATTTTCTGTAACCGTTAATATTTTGGGATTCAATGACTCTTCTGTACCAAATCTCGTTGACCTAACTGGCTTTAGTAATGTCTCGTCTATACGAATATATAACATTACTGATCCTGCCGGACTCGGATGGGATAACTTTCAGTTCGACGTAGCTACTAAACCTGTCTCCACCCCCGAACCCACCTCAACCATAAGTCTCCTCGCACTCGGCACACTAGGCGCAGCCTCAACCCTCAAGCGCAAACTAAAACCCTCCCAATCCACTGAAAAAGAAACTACAAAAGTCTCCTAA
- a CDS encoding Na+/H+ antiporter — protein sequence MSLESATDEVIKQNLEQFLIVLSVSLSVATVSRIFSWFRQIPYTLLLVIVGLGLAFIDIRLVNLSPELILEIFLPPLLFEAAWNTRWRDLKDNWIPVSLFAIVGVIISIFGVGFTLDELTNLPLFTALLVGASLSSTDPVAVVALFRELGASKNLTVLLEGESLFNDGVAVVAFALLVEIPLGASGLSLETTISRIAAFIGIGVAVGCLVGFGISYLTQRLDLPLVEQSLTLVSAYGAYLLTEEFGGSGVIGVVTTGIILGNFGSRISMSPRTRLLVTQFWEFLAFFVNSIVFLLIGDQIRLSSLADNLNLIFITIAAVVAARFLATFALATVSNALMETKINWREKTVLWWGGLRGSVSIALALSVPVIFPNRQDIIDIVFGVVLFTLLVQGLTIQTFLSRLDLIGDQPIRENYAELLARRVALKRVLDYLSKLDKSPDVAPEFFSYEQHLVKEKLKTVEAEIQSLNDSYPQLQLLTMEQLRETLLDIEADTYAEFIRSGRLTSNLSPVLQEILAESKISEQ from the coding sequence ATGAGTTTAGAATCCGCTACCGATGAAGTCATTAAGCAAAATTTAGAACAATTTCTAATTGTTTTGTCCGTTTCCCTGAGTGTGGCTACGGTTTCGAGGATTTTTAGCTGGTTTCGCCAAATTCCTTACACCCTATTGTTAGTGATAGTCGGTTTAGGTTTAGCCTTCATCGATATCCGTCTGGTGAACCTATCCCCCGAACTGATTCTAGAAATTTTTCTGCCCCCTTTGCTATTTGAAGCCGCTTGGAATACGCGCTGGCGAGATCTGAAGGATAATTGGATTCCCGTCAGTCTTTTCGCTATTGTCGGCGTAATTATCTCGATTTTCGGGGTTGGTTTTACCCTAGATGAATTGACCAATTTACCCCTATTTACGGCCTTATTAGTGGGTGCGAGCCTTTCTTCTACGGATCCCGTCGCTGTTGTCGCTCTTTTTCGCGAATTGGGGGCCAGTAAAAACCTCACCGTGCTTTTGGAAGGGGAAAGCTTATTTAATGATGGGGTCGCTGTCGTCGCTTTCGCTCTTTTGGTGGAAATTCCCCTCGGTGCTAGTGGTCTATCCTTAGAGACAACCATTAGCCGGATTGCGGCTTTTATCGGTATCGGGGTGGCAGTGGGTTGTTTAGTGGGTTTTGGTATTTCCTATCTGACTCAACGTCTCGATTTACCCCTAGTGGAACAGTCTTTAACTCTTGTGTCCGCCTACGGTGCTTATTTATTAACCGAGGAGTTCGGGGGTTCGGGGGTAATCGGAGTGGTGACTACGGGGATTATTTTAGGTAATTTTGGCTCTAGAATTAGTATGAGTCCCCGTACCCGCCTATTAGTCACGCAATTCTGGGAGTTTCTCGCTTTTTTTGTCAATTCGATCGTTTTTCTCCTCATCGGCGATCAGATCCGTCTCTCCAGTTTAGCCGATAATCTCAATTTAATTTTTATCACGATCGCTGCCGTGGTAGCGGCCCGTTTTCTGGCTACCTTTGCTTTGGCAACTGTTAGTAATGCCTTGATGGAAACTAAAATTAATTGGCGGGAAAAAACGGTTTTATGGTGGGGAGGTTTGCGCGGTTCCGTTTCTATTGCCCTAGCTTTAAGTGTGCCGGTTATTTTTCCCAATCGTCAGGATATCATCGATATCGTCTTCGGAGTTGTTCTCTTTACCCTTTTGGTTCAGGGATTAACTATTCAAACTTTCCTATCGAGATTAGACTTGATCGGTGATCAACCAATTCGAGAAAACTATGCGGAACTTTTAGCCCGACGGGTAGCTTTAAAAAGAGTTTTAGACTATCTTTCTAAGTTAGATAAATCTCCCGATGTTGCCCCCGAATTCTTTAGTTATGAGCAGCATCTCGTCAAAGAAAAGTTAAAGACTGTAGAAGCGGAAATACAATCTCTCAACGATAGTTATCCCCAATTACAGCTATTGACAATGGAACAACTTCGGGAAACCCTCCTAGATATCGAAGCTGATACCTACGCTGAATTTATTCGATCCGGCCGTTTAACTAGCAATTTATCCCCCGTCCTCCAAGAAATTCTCGCTGAAAGTAAAATTAGTGAACAGTAG
- a CDS encoding RNA-guided endonuclease InsQ/TnpB family protein — MEKAYSFRFYPTAEQESLLRRTLGCVRLVYNKALHLRTQAWYERQERVGYTETSSMLTEWKKQEELEFLNGVSCVPLQQGLRHLQTAFTNFFAGRTKYPNFKKKHQGGSAEFTKSAFKFKDKQIYLAKCTEPLPIRWSRQIPDGCEPSTVTVRLHPSGRWHISIRFDDPTIKPLPVTDKAIGIDLGISSLVSTSDGDKVSNPKHFKKHYQRLRKAQKNLSRKQKDSKNREKARIKVAKIHAQITDSRKDHLHKLTTQLVRENQTIVVENLAVKNMVKNPKLSQAISDVSWGEITRQLAYKCRWYGKNYIEIDRCFPSSKRCSNCGYIVKKLPLNVREWDCPNCGTHHDRDINASKNILAAGLAVSVCGATIRPEQSKSVKAGAKNPSGKKQKPKS, encoded by the coding sequence ATGGAGAAAGCCTATTCGTTTCGATTTTACCCCACAGCAGAACAAGAGTCGCTATTGCGGCGCACCTTGGGCTGTGTAAGATTAGTTTACAATAAAGCTCTCCATCTCAGAACACAAGCATGGTACGAAAGACAAGAAAGAGTAGGATATACTGAAACTTCTTCGATGTTGACTGAGTGGAAAAAACAAGAAGAATTAGAGTTTTTGAATGGGGTTAGCTGTGTTCCTTTACAACAAGGTTTAAGACACCTACAAACAGCTTTTACTAACTTCTTTGCTGGTCGTACTAAGTATCCTAACTTTAAGAAAAAACATCAAGGAGGAAGTGCCGAATTTACCAAATCTGCTTTTAAATTTAAAGACAAACAAATCTATTTAGCTAAATGCACAGAACCTTTACCTATTCGATGGTCAAGACAAATACCAGACGGATGTGAACCAAGTACAGTAACGGTCAGATTACATCCTTCTGGACGTTGGCATATCTCAATAAGATTTGATGACCCAACGATTAAGCCTTTACCAGTAACAGATAAAGCCATTGGAATTGACTTAGGAATTAGTAGCCTCGTGAGTACCAGCGATGGCGATAAAGTATCTAATCCTAAGCATTTTAAGAAACATTATCAGAGGTTGCGAAAAGCACAAAAAAATCTTTCTAGAAAACAGAAAGACTCAAAGAATCGGGAAAAAGCAAGAATCAAAGTAGCCAAGATTCACGCTCAAATCACCGATAGCAGGAAAGACCATTTACACAAGCTAACCACTCAATTAGTTCGTGAAAACCAAACGATTGTGGTTGAGAATTTAGCCGTTAAGAATATGGTCAAAAACCCGAAATTATCTCAGGCAATATCTGATGTAAGCTGGGGAGAAATCACCCGACAATTAGCCTATAAATGCCGTTGGTACGGGAAAAATTACATCGAAATAGATAGATGTTTTCCCAGTTCTAAACGGTGCAGTAATTGTGGGTATATTGTGAAAAAGCTGCCGTTAAATGTTCGAGAGTGGGACTGTCCGAACTGTGGGACTCACCATGACCGAGACATTAACGCCAGTAAAAATATTTTGGCCGCAGGGCTTGCGGTGTCAGTCTGTGGAGCGACCATAAGACCAGAACAGAGTAAATCTGTGAAGGCAGGTGCGAAAAATCCTTCGGGAAAGAAGCAGAAACCTAAATCGTGA
- a CDS encoding DUF3038 domain-containing protein: protein MPQSAESSTGEDLPLAISPSNEQLENINSYLNLILAALVSLANLDSESITQAAQELALDLDTSDRLVAHYWQPQSNLSLADIRSLVLLLCHLAQKKQELIRRAVILLEQVGTQGQEPVKTTLLGNYIDNFRLKYPEISENNLSNSSLISLAWKLLIDLLFYSSPRSHLLLWHTLLASKK, encoded by the coding sequence ATGCCTCAGTCTGCCGAGTCCTCCACGGGTGAGGATTTACCCCTAGCTATCTCACCCAGTAACGAGCAGTTAGAGAATATTAATAGCTATTTAAACCTGATTTTGGCAGCTTTAGTCTCTCTAGCTAATTTAGACTCCGAGTCTATCACCCAAGCAGCCCAAGAATTAGCCTTAGATCTGGATACAAGCGATCGCCTAGTTGCCCACTACTGGCAACCCCAGTCAAACCTCTCCCTAGCGGACATCCGTTCTCTAGTTCTCCTCCTCTGTCATCTAGCCCAAAAAAAGCAAGAGTTAATCCGTCGCGCCGTAATTCTCTTGGAACAAGTGGGAACTCAAGGACAAGAACCGGTCAAAACCACGCTTTTGGGCAATTATATCGATAATTTTCGCTTAAAATACCCAGAAATATCGGAAAATAATCTCAGCAATTCTAGCCTGATTTCCCTAGCCTGGAAATTATTAATCGATTTATTGTTCTACAGCAGCCCCCGCAGTCATCTCCTTCTCTGGCACACCCTTTTGGCAAGTAAAAAGTAA
- a CDS encoding DUF4335 domain-containing protein: MSNLIRKYTPPTCTLEIWGNSSPLAVWLGKNVLNDAHFQLRFDDPRLSEEKQVTIKGDRTQLQLLGEIVANYVQNLLSSPVSTLSFVASGSPESHLPSLPSLRCQGLLQHQLFLGSLLTDQDKQEIELTTSQLFDLANALGEYNHESPLIPPLIRQKTRKNALMWTGLIASALITIGGIAIAFYQQQELANNDLTTDPNSAKIPQPLPTLPLPPTGTAAPNPQLPANLGNKTPLPPPPPVGTVPAPVRPSSVPLVIPPSTLPPPPVTGSRPGGTAIIIEPNNQNIPITAPPVTSTQGTNALTNVPPTTMNPSPAPPKLPNLPPISPINPDNANLDPKPPTSTAKAPETNLLDTIPQVAETREYFQSRWQPPESLKHTLEYRLVLNQDGSLKQIIPLGQAAKIYLDRTNMPLLNQPFVSPLDVPGNPQLRLVLGSDGTVRTFMEQQ; this comes from the coding sequence ATGAGTAATCTAATTCGCAAATATACACCCCCCACCTGTACCCTAGAAATTTGGGGAAATAGTTCGCCTCTGGCGGTTTGGTTAGGTAAAAATGTCTTAAACGATGCCCACTTTCAATTGCGTTTTGATGATCCTAGATTGAGTGAGGAAAAACAGGTGACGATCAAAGGCGATCGCACACAATTACAACTCCTAGGGGAAATTGTCGCTAATTATGTGCAGAATTTACTCTCTAGTCCCGTTTCTACCCTCTCTTTCGTGGCTAGTGGTTCCCCCGAAAGCCATCTCCCCTCCTTACCCTCTCTCCGTTGTCAGGGACTTCTGCAGCATCAATTATTTTTAGGTTCCCTGCTAACCGATCAGGATAAACAGGAGATCGAATTAACCACATCGCAATTATTCGATCTAGCCAATGCTTTAGGGGAATATAACCATGAAAGCCCCCTAATACCCCCATTAATTCGCCAGAAAACTCGAAAAAATGCCCTGATGTGGACGGGATTAATCGCCTCAGCCCTAATAACTATCGGGGGAATAGCGATCGCATTTTATCAACAGCAAGAATTGGCCAACAATGATTTAACCACTGATCCCAATAGTGCCAAGATTCCCCAACCCTTGCCAACGCTGCCTTTACCCCCCACGGGAACGGCCGCCCCAAACCCGCAGTTACCGGCAAATTTGGGCAATAAAACCCCTTTACCGCCACCGCCACCCGTGGGAACCGTTCCAGCCCCAGTTCGTCCCTCTAGCGTCCCTCTAGTGATTCCGCCGTCCACTTTACCGCCGCCACCAGTCACAGGTTCGCGTCCCGGCGGCACGGCGATCATAATTGAACCGAATAATCAGAACATCCCGATTACTGCCCCCCCCGTCACCAGCACTCAGGGTACAAATGCACTGACAAATGTTCCCCCCACCACGATGAATCCGAGTCCAGCACCGCCAAAATTGCCCAATTTACCGCCTATAAGCCCTATTAACCCCGACAATGCCAATTTAGACCCCAAACCGCCCACAAGCACCGCTAAAGCCCCAGAGACGAACTTACTAGATACAATTCCCCAAGTGGCAGAAACCAGAGAATATTTTCAATCCCGTTGGCAACCGCCGGAAAGTCTCAAGCATACTCTAGAGTACCGTTTGGTCTTAAATCAGGATGGTTCCCTAAAACAGATTATTCCCCTGGGACAGGCGGCGAAAATCTATCTCGATCGCACTAATATGCCCCTGCTCAATCAACCTTTTGTTTCTCCCCTCGATGTCCCCGGTAATCCCCAATTGCGTCTGGTGCTTGGTTCTGATGGTACGGTGCGGACTTTTATGGAACAGCAATAG
- a CDS encoding RNA-guided endonuclease InsQ/TnpB family protein has protein sequence MLVAERHIIKKGHRFWAEIDNLSWQSKNLYNSANYLIRQNFIYGHGYLTYNQMASLMKKTEQYQALPAKVSQQVLRGLDWNWKSFFAASSEFKSHPDKFLVKPKIPGYKEQKKGRNLLVYTIQSLSKVGLRQGLVKLSGTSIALPTRVAERIAEVRIVPKCDCYVIEVIYEKTEQFLAPNEKIAAIDLGIDNFMAVTSNQPDFIPLLINGRPLKSLNQFYNQRRAKLQSLLNRQSSQRIRRLTRCRNQKVDDYLHKASRYLVKLLVDQQITTLVIGNNPGWKQEVNLGKVNNQKFVTIPHARLIEMISYKCQLVGISVILQEESYTSASNFLNDDPLPVYGQITEKPVFSGKRISRGLYRTDRGFLCQSDVMGSYNILRKAFPNAFNCYGIERCVVHPRRINLSK, from the coding sequence ATGTTAGTAGCCGAAAGACACATTATCAAGAAAGGACATCGATTTTGGGCTGAGATAGATAATTTATCTTGGCAGTCTAAAAATCTCTACAACTCAGCCAATTATTTAATCCGACAAAACTTCATTTATGGTCATGGCTATTTGACCTATAATCAGATGGCCTCTCTCATGAAAAAGACAGAACAGTATCAAGCTTTACCTGCTAAAGTTTCCCAACAAGTTTTAAGAGGATTAGACTGGAACTGGAAATCATTTTTTGCCGCTTCATCGGAGTTTAAAAGTCACCCCGATAAATTTCTGGTCAAACCCAAAATCCCTGGCTATAAGGAGCAAAAAAAAGGAAGAAATCTCTTAGTTTACACGATTCAATCCCTAAGCAAAGTAGGTCTTAGGCAAGGATTGGTCAAACTATCAGGTACTTCAATTGCCTTGCCGACAAGAGTGGCGGAGCGCATAGCAGAAGTTAGAATAGTTCCTAAATGTGATTGTTATGTAATCGAGGTAATTTATGAGAAAACTGAACAGTTCTTAGCTCCTAATGAAAAGATAGCTGCGATAGATTTAGGCATAGATAATTTCATGGCTGTAACTTCAAATCAACCGGACTTTATCCCTTTGTTGATTAATGGCAGACCGTTAAAAAGCCTGAATCAATTTTATAACCAACGTCGAGCTAAGTTACAATCTCTGTTAAATCGTCAAAGTTCCCAGAGGATTCGCCGTTTAACCCGTTGCCGTAATCAGAAAGTAGATGATTATCTTCATAAAGCTAGTCGTTATTTGGTTAAGCTCTTAGTTGACCAACAAATTACTACTTTAGTTATTGGTAATAATCCAGGGTGGAAACAAGAAGTGAACTTAGGAAAAGTCAACAATCAAAAATTTGTGACCATCCCTCATGCTCGATTAATTGAGATGATTAGTTATAAATGTCAATTAGTAGGAATCTCTGTGATTCTTCAAGAAGAATCCTATACCTCAGCTTCTAATTTTTTGAATGACGATCCTCTCCCCGTTTATGGACAGATAACTGAAAAGCCAGTGTTTTCAGGAAAAAGAATTTCGCGAGGGTTATATCGTACAGATAGAGGATTTCTTTGTCAATCTGATGTCATGGGTTCCTACAATATTTTACGAAAAGCATTCCCAAATGCGTTTAACTGCTATGGGATAGAGAGGTGCGTAGTTCACCCAAGGAGAATCAATCTCTCGAAGTAA